In one Bacillus sp. PK3_68 genomic region, the following are encoded:
- a CDS encoding MarR family transcriptional regulator, with amino-acid sequence MDKNKMDLLEEADWLFRKMVRKFIKERDKIMIEGVMLPGFLILKKIIQAGEQRLTDLAEELDLTSGAITAICDKLEGRRFAIRKRHNEDRRIVLLGITDEGREFIARNNEVGVNLISILFEGFSHEEIKVQIEMYRRLINNLEGLSDDVLSLAKERKNKKDSSIQKKRFLTY; translated from the coding sequence ATGGACAAAAATAAGATGGATCTGCTGGAAGAGGCAGATTGGTTATTTCGAAAGATGGTTCGCAAGTTCATTAAAGAGCGTGACAAAATCATGATTGAAGGAGTGATGTTGCCGGGATTCTTGATTTTAAAGAAGATTATTCAAGCCGGGGAACAGCGGTTAACTGATTTAGCTGAAGAGCTTGACCTTACCTCCGGGGCGATTACAGCTATTTGCGACAAACTGGAGGGCAGAAGATTTGCGATTCGCAAACGCCATAACGAAGACCGGCGAATAGTACTGCTGGGCATTACCGATGAGGGACGCGAATTTATCGCACGGAACAACGAGGTGGGAGTAAACCTTATTTCTATTTTATTCGAGGGATTTTCACACGAGGAAATTAAAGTGCAAATTGAGATGTACCGGCGCTTAATCAATAATCTAGAAGGGTTATCAGATGATGTCTTGTCATTAGCCAAAGAGAGGAAAAACAAAAAGGATTCATCAATCCAAAAAAAACGTTTTTTAACTTATTAA